In a single window of the Gossypium hirsutum isolate 1008001.06 chromosome A13, Gossypium_hirsutum_v2.1, whole genome shotgun sequence genome:
- the LOC107895173 gene encoding uncharacterized protein, with product MIFRISHPIVREFGEFEGGREVVGQNRGFVSLGTLDFLQQLQLEGCYLLLKESYFVTGPLIRTVGGLNFFHIFIIVIVLLILANSGLSRTFQMQMRGSNRRWLSCCS from the exons ATGATCTTCCGGATCTCCCACCCCATTGTAAGAGAGTTTGGGGAATTTGAAGGAGGCAGAGAGGTTGTGGGTCAAAACCGAGGCTTTGTTAGTCTTGGAACCCTTGACTTCTTGCAGCAACTCCAACTTGAGGGTTGCTATTTGCTCCTCAAAGAAAGCTACTTTGTTACGGGTCCCCTGATCCGAACGGTTGGTGGGTTGAACTTCTTCCATATCTTCATCATCGTTATTGTCCTTCTAATTCTTGCGAACAGTGGACTGAGCCGAACCTTTCAGATGCAGATGAGGGG ATCCAACAGGCGTTGGCTCTCTTGTTGCTCTTGA